DNA from Bdellovibrionota bacterium:
CGCGCGCCGATCTCCACGATTCATGCGTTCGCCGCCTCGCTTCTTCGCGAGCGGCCGATCGACGCGGGAATCGATCCCAACTTCGAGCAGTTGGACGGCATCGCCGCCGATCTGTTCCGACGGAAATGTTACGACCGCTGGCTTCCACAAGCTCTTGAGAAGAATCCAGGACCCTTCAGCCGCGCGATCGCCGCCGGTCTGTCGTTCTCCCATATCCAGGAGACCGCATTTGCTCTGTACGACCATCGCGACGTTATCGCCCAAATTCCGCCGTTCCCCCCTTCCCCCGACATGGAAAATCTCTTTCGCGAGTTGGCGGCCGAATCGGAAAGACTCTGGGGCTTGGCAACGCGCGAATGCGTCGATACGGAGGATGAAGGTTACCGGCAGATCGAACGGTTTTATCGCGAAGTCCGGGCCGCGCGAGCCGCATCGGTTGAGGGAAAAGAACGGGCCCTCCTTCTTCGAATCGATCCGAAACCGAAGGGGAACCAAAAACGCTGGGCGCGCGCCGATGCGTGTCGTGAACAACGCGCGGCGATGACGGCGCTCGCCGGCCGGCTTGAAAAGACGAAAGAGACGCTGCGCGAATCGATCGCCGGGGAATTGATCGGTTGGCTTTCGGATTTCGTCCTCTTTGTGGAGGCGGAGAAGCGCCGGTCGGGAAAACTCGATTTCGATGATCTTCTGTTTCTCGCGCGCGACCTTCTGAAACGGATTCCGGATGTTCGCAGCTACTTTCAGCGGCGCTACCGGTACTTCCTCGTGGACGAGTTCCAGGACACCGATCCGGTTCAAGCCGAGATTCTTTGGCTTCTCGCTTCCGACGCTCCGGGCGCCGCACACTGGTCCGCGTGGCCGATCAAGCCGGGCGTGCTTTTTCTGGTGGGGGATGGAAAGCAGTCGATCTACCGCTTTCGACGGGCGGATATCGACACGTATACCTCGGCGACCACCTCCGTGGCCGGTCAGGGAGAACGCCTCACGATTCACCAGAGCTTTCGTTCGGGCAAGTCGGTGATCGAATGGGTGAATCTGACCTTCGGCCCGATTTTGAAAGAGATGTATTCGCCGCTCATCGCCGATCCGCGCCATGTTTCGGCCGCCCATCGCAAAGCGGTGGTGCTTCTTGAACCGCCCGAGCTTCCGGCGGAGGGGTCCACGACGGAGACCCGCCGGTTGGAGGCGGAAGCCGTCGCGGCGTTTCTTCGGAAAATCCTCGATTCCGGCGAGCCTTTGGTATTCGACAAAACGAAAAACGGTTTGCGTCCGGTAGAGGCCGGGGATATCGCGCTTCTCTTTCCCACCACCACCGACATCGATCTTTTTGAGGAAACGCTTCGCCGCTACGATCTCCCTTTTTCTCTGGAAGGAGGACATCTTTTTTACGCGAGGGCCGAGATACATGCCGCTTTGATGACCTTGGAGGCGATTGAACACCCCACTGACCCGGTCGCCGTCGCCGCATCTCTCCGGTCCGTTCTTTTCGGTCTCTCGGACACGGAGCTCTTTGATCTGGCGTCACTTCATCCCACGCTGGATTATCGAAACGCCGATCTTGTGCGACTGAAAGATCCCGCCAAGAGCGCATTCGAGGTTTTGCGGCAGCTTCACGTTCGACGGAATCTCCTGAGGCCCTCTCAACTCCTGATGGAACTCTACCGATTGACGTCCGCCATCCCCCTGTCGCTCACCCGCCGGCATGGGGAACAGGCGGCGGCCAATTTAAATACCCTCGCTATGTTGGCGCGCAGTTTGGAGCGCGATCCGGCCTTGACGCTCGATCGATTTTTCCGATGGGCGGTGGAACGGACGGAGGAAAGGGATCAGCAGGCGGAATCCGCCCTCTCCGATGAAGGGAGTGACCGCCTCCGACTTTTGACGGTTCACAAAGCCAAGGGATTGGAGTTTCCGGTCGTCGTTCTAGCGAATTTGGCCGCTCGAAAGGACCATGGAGACAACGTGGTCGCCGATCGCCTTCATCCCATGCTGGCGATCCGGTCCGGGTCCAAAAAAATGGGACGATTCCAAACCGCCAATTTCAAAGAAGCGGAAAAAAGGGAGAAGACTCGAAGGGAAGAGGAAAACCGGCGCCTGCTTTACGTCGCCGCCACTCGCACCCGGGATTTATTGGTGATTCCGAAATTTTTGACCGAAAGGACCTCCCCTCTCTGGACCCTCTTGGAAGAAGGGTGGGCGGCGGGAGAGAGTCTCGTCGAACGGGTGCCGTTTTCTTCGTTGCCCGTTCGGATAGAGGAAGGAAATCAACCGCCCGAAGATCAAAAAGGAAGCCGGACGTTCTCGTCACGCCTGGTTCAGCGCCGTGCGGAAGTTTTGCGCGGGATCGAGATGCGGAAACAAGGCTGGGTCCCTGGGCTTCTCCTTCAGACGGCAACACGCCTCGTCGAACCCTTCGGGCAGCCGGCCTTGAAGAAGAGCGCCGGGCCGGCGTTCGGCCGCCGATTCGGCTCGGCATTGCATCGCATCCTCGAAAAAGCGGATTTCAACGACCGATCCCTGCTGCCGGCCCTTTGCGCTCGAATGGCGAGAGAGGAGTCGATTCCGAATGCCTCCGGCGAACTTGAAACCGTCGCGCGGACAGCTCTCGATTCCCCGATTCTTGGCCGGATCCGCCGTGCGGAGAAAATTTACCGGGAGTGTCCGTTTTCACTCAACAAAGCGGGGGTCCTCTATGAGGGCGTGATCGATCTCGTCTTTGAGGAAAAGAGCGCTCTCGTTCTGGTCGATTACAAAACCGACG
Protein-coding regions in this window:
- a CDS encoding UvrD-helicase domain-containing protein is translated as MTAPHAPFLPADQATRDRAITDHATVFSVEAGAGTGKTSLLAARYVALVEQQRASSTQIVAITFTEKAAWELKERIRSFLAEKKLASALHELDRAPISTIHAFAASLLRERPIDAGIDPNFEQLDGIAADLFRRKCYDRWLPQALEKNPGPFSRAIAAGLSFSHIQETAFALYDHRDVIAQIPPFPPSPDMENLFRELAAESERLWGLATRECVDTEDEGYRQIERFYREVRAARAASVEGKERALLLRIDPKPKGNQKRWARADACREQRAAMTALAGRLEKTKETLRESIAGELIGWLSDFVLFVEAEKRRSGKLDFDDLLFLARDLLKRIPDVRSYFQRRYRYFLVDEFQDTDPVQAEILWLLASDAPGAAHWSAWPIKPGVLFLVGDGKQSIYRFRRADIDTYTSATTSVAGQGERLTIHQSFRSGKSVIEWVNLTFGPILKEMYSPLIADPRHVSAAHRKAVVLLEPPELPAEGSTTETRRLEAEAVAAFLRKILDSGEPLVFDKTKNGLRPVEAGDIALLFPTTTDIDLFEETLRRYDLPFSLEGGHLFYARAEIHAALMTLEAIEHPTDPVAVAASLRSVLFGLSDTELFDLASLHPTLDYRNADLVRLKDPAKSAFEVLRQLHVRRNLLRPSQLLMELYRLTSAIPLSLTRRHGEQAAANLNTLAMLARSLERDPALTLDRFFRWAVERTEERDQQAESALSDEGSDRLRLLTVHKAKGLEFPVVVLANLAARKDHGDNVVADRLHPMLAIRSGSKKMGRFQTANFKEAEKREKTRREEENRRLLYVAATRTRDLLVIPKFLTERTSPLWTLLEEGWAAGESLVERVPFSSLPVRIEEGNQPPEDQKGSRTFSSRLVQRRAEVLRGIEMRKQGWVPGLLLQTATRLVEPFGQPALKKSAGPAFGRRFGSALHRILEKADFNDRSLLPALCARMAREESIPNASGELETVARTALDSPILGRIRRAEKIYRECPFSLNKAGVLYEGVIDLVFEEKSALVLVDYKTDAISKDQIPERARHYEPQLRIYREALETISGKKVAESLLFFVRLGRTAAVVI